From the genome of Streptomyces sp. NBC_00659, one region includes:
- a CDS encoding amidohydrolase, with protein MTSTAARTALDLTADLPVPALEDFYRDLHRHPELSLREHRTAAALAERLRKAGYDTTEGVGGTGVVGVLRNGDGPTVLLRADMDALPVAEETGLPYASATDGVMHACGHDLHVTWLVGAAKALAAGRDTWSGTLVLVGQPAEETGGGAARMVADGLHERFPVADVLLAQHVVPGPAGLYPHSPGLIMSASTDLDIVVHGRGGHGSRPETTVDPVVTAAYIVTRLQTVVSREIAARESAVLTVGRIEAGTRHNIIPSEARIALNLRTQSQDVRERMIAAVRRVAAGECAAAGCPAEPTVTVGDDFPVTVNDAGTDRRIAAVHGEVFGTGTVLDPGPAMASEDFPRLAVGRIPYSYWFVTGTPADVWNAAPGGDDLMTRLASVPSNHSPHFAPDLSTVAPGVRTLVSGALASLSAGK; from the coding sequence GTGACCTCTACCGCCGCTCGTACCGCGCTGGACCTCACCGCCGACCTCCCGGTCCCCGCCCTGGAGGACTTCTACCGGGATCTGCACCGGCATCCCGAACTGTCGCTGCGCGAACACCGTACGGCCGCCGCCCTCGCGGAACGGCTGCGGAAAGCCGGGTACGACACGACCGAGGGCGTGGGCGGTACGGGCGTCGTCGGCGTTCTGCGGAACGGGGACGGGCCCACCGTCCTGCTGCGCGCCGACATGGACGCGCTGCCCGTGGCAGAGGAGACCGGGCTGCCGTACGCCTCGGCGACCGACGGGGTCATGCACGCCTGCGGTCACGATCTCCACGTCACCTGGCTCGTCGGCGCGGCGAAGGCGCTCGCCGCCGGGAGGGACACCTGGTCCGGCACGCTGGTGCTGGTCGGACAGCCCGCCGAGGAGACCGGCGGGGGCGCGGCCCGCATGGTCGCGGACGGCCTCCACGAACGCTTCCCGGTGGCCGACGTCCTGCTCGCCCAGCACGTGGTGCCCGGCCCCGCCGGGCTGTACCCGCACTCCCCGGGTCTGATCATGTCCGCCTCGACCGACCTGGACATCGTCGTGCACGGGCGGGGCGGGCACGGTTCGCGGCCCGAGACGACCGTCGACCCGGTGGTGACGGCCGCGTACATCGTGACGCGGCTCCAGACGGTCGTCAGCCGGGAGATCGCGGCCCGGGAGTCCGCTGTGCTCACCGTGGGGCGGATCGAGGCCGGCACCCGGCACAACATCATCCCGTCCGAGGCCCGGATCGCCCTGAACCTGCGGACGCAGTCGCAGGACGTGCGGGAGCGGATGATCGCCGCCGTGCGGCGCGTCGCGGCGGGCGAGTGCGCGGCGGCTGGCTGCCCGGCCGAGCCCACGGTCACCGTCGGCGACGACTTCCCGGTGACCGTCAACGACGCCGGCACCGACCGCCGGATCGCCGCCGTGCACGGCGAGGTCTTCGGCACCGGGACGGTCCTCGACCCCGGTCCCGCCATGGCCAGCGAGGACTTCCCGCGGCTCGCGGTCGGCCGGATCCCCTACTCCTACTGGTTCGTGACCGGCACCCCGGCCGACGTCTGGAACGCCGCCCCTGGCGGCGACGACCTCATGACCAGGCTCGCGTCCGTGCCCAGCAACCACAGTCCGCACTTCGCCCCCGACCTGTCCACGGTCGCGCCGGGCGTACGGACCCTGGTATCGGGGGCGCTGGCCTCGCTGTCGGCCGGGAAGTGA
- a CDS encoding helix-turn-helix domain-containing protein: MAERDDPEIIGRRVQQLRTERGLTQKQLAEPVYTPAYISTLEAGRVRASEPALRHIAGRLGIAYEELATGRPAHLATGLRLRLTDAQRTLSTGEAEVAAEVYVVLLAEAEAHGLVAEQAAALLGLGECALDTGDLETAQRRFEESEQRMGDAPLPQRVPAVRGRAVSHYLAGELRYACYLFESTIDELNRTGLHDPEALLLLYTGVIGPYMDMGAHARAAQAAEFALALAPQVQDPALVARMHRSVARTMIAEGRITEADASLAKAAELYRQLQIRTELANCHWMRGYLYAQNGELERAEGELREAQAMLSAKRAALYTSQVAVELADVLHRRGKSDEADGLLRQVLGDLSSERGAIHAAAAHRLLGIIAEDTRDTEAAEEHYVRAMSLLERAGAAGDLADLCRLLGDLLRRTGRVEAALDAYRTGLGHRTAPGTTTLGPAPAQPPL; the protein is encoded by the coding sequence ATGGCGGAGCGGGACGACCCCGAGATCATCGGGCGCAGGGTGCAACAGCTGCGCACAGAACGAGGCCTGACGCAGAAGCAGCTGGCGGAGCCCGTGTACACGCCCGCGTACATCTCCACTCTGGAGGCCGGCCGGGTGCGGGCCTCCGAGCCCGCGCTGCGGCACATAGCCGGGCGTCTCGGGATCGCGTACGAGGAGCTGGCGACCGGGCGGCCCGCCCATCTCGCCACCGGCCTGCGGCTGCGGCTGACGGACGCGCAGCGCACGCTCTCCACCGGAGAGGCCGAGGTGGCCGCCGAGGTCTACGTGGTTCTGCTCGCGGAGGCGGAGGCCCACGGACTGGTCGCCGAGCAGGCGGCGGCGCTTCTCGGACTCGGCGAATGCGCTCTGGACACCGGGGATCTGGAGACGGCGCAGCGGCGCTTCGAGGAGTCGGAGCAGCGGATGGGGGACGCGCCGCTGCCGCAGCGGGTGCCCGCCGTACGCGGCCGGGCGGTCTCCCACTACCTGGCCGGTGAACTCCGTTACGCCTGCTACCTGTTCGAGTCGACCATCGACGAGCTCAACCGGACGGGCCTGCACGATCCCGAGGCGCTGCTCCTCCTCTACACGGGAGTCATCGGGCCCTACATGGACATGGGCGCGCACGCCCGTGCCGCCCAGGCCGCCGAGTTCGCGCTCGCCCTCGCGCCGCAGGTCCAGGACCCGGCGCTGGTGGCGCGGATGCACCGGTCGGTGGCGCGGACGATGATCGCCGAAGGGCGGATCACCGAGGCCGACGCCTCCCTCGCCAAGGCCGCCGAGCTCTACCGGCAGCTCCAGATCCGCACCGAGCTCGCCAACTGCCACTGGATGCGCGGTTATCTGTACGCCCAGAACGGTGAACTGGAGCGTGCAGAGGGTGAGTTGCGTGAGGCGCAGGCCATGCTCTCCGCGAAGCGGGCCGCGCTGTACACCAGCCAGGTCGCGGTGGAACTGGCCGACGTGCTGCACCGGCGCGGCAAGTCCGACGAGGCGGACGGACTGCTGCGGCAGGTGCTCGGTGACCTGAGTTCCGAGCGGGGCGCCATCCACGCCGCCGCCGCGCACCGCCTGCTCGGGATCATCGCGGAGGACACCCGCGACACCGAGGCGGCGGAGGAGCACTATGTGCGGGCGATGAGCCTGCTGGAGCGGGCGGGCGCGGCGGGCGACCTTGCGGACCTGTGCCGGCTGCTGGGCGACCTGCTGCGGCGCACCGGCCGGGTGGAAGCGGCTCTGGACGCCTACCGCACCGGCCTCGGCCACCGCACCGCCCCGGGCACGACGACCCTCGGCCCCGCTCCGGCCCAGCCGCCCCTCTGA
- a CDS encoding L,D-transpeptidase — translation MSDELASALRELANEAERPPVLSGAEIRGRASGRRRRRRTALAAGGVCVAGALALVAVVGLDGGAQQKPPPAASPTAVPSLPTASPDATIDLGRRVISVAGHRLTLHGDSLTGDTPTVRMTVTEKEAHLKVSSKTVGLGGGYSFEASWVVTLTGPDGRTDYVGSLGTGDQAISDPDHGWIGLDMTDAKLLYDRLEPGAVVEIRPSANASASSAAHRGSATAGSGVATGSDAATGAAAGSGTGTGGTSGG, via the coding sequence GTGTCCGATGAACTCGCCTCCGCCCTGCGCGAGTTGGCGAACGAGGCGGAGAGGCCTCCGGTGCTGAGCGGTGCGGAGATCCGCGGCCGGGCGTCGGGCCGACGGCGCCGCCGCCGTACGGCTCTGGCCGCGGGCGGCGTCTGCGTCGCGGGCGCGCTCGCCCTGGTCGCCGTGGTGGGCCTGGACGGAGGGGCGCAGCAAAAGCCGCCGCCGGCCGCGAGCCCGACCGCCGTCCCGAGCCTGCCGACGGCGTCGCCGGACGCCACGATCGATCTGGGCAGGCGCGTGATCTCCGTCGCCGGCCACCGGCTGACGCTCCACGGCGACAGTCTGACCGGCGACACCCCGACGGTCCGGATGACGGTCACAGAGAAGGAAGCCCACTTGAAGGTCTCCAGCAAGACGGTCGGCCTCGGCGGCGGCTACTCCTTCGAGGCCTCCTGGGTGGTCACGCTCACCGGGCCCGACGGCAGAACGGACTACGTGGGCTCCCTGGGGACCGGTGACCAGGCCATCTCCGACCCTGACCACGGCTGGATCGGCCTGGACATGACCGATGCCAAACTGCTGTACGACCGGCTCGAACCGGGCGCCGTGGTCGAGATCCGCCCGTCGGCCAACGCCTCGGCCTCCTCGGCGGCGCACCGGGGCAGTGCGACGGCGGGCTCGGGCGTGGCCACCGGCTCGGACGCGGCCACCGGCGCAGCGGCCGGCTCAGGAACGGGAACCGGGGGAACCTCGGGCGGCTAG
- a CDS encoding SigE family RNA polymerase sigma factor: MTEEEFDAFYATAFPRLTGQLYAFTGDHGEAQDVVQEAFVRAWDRRREFLADGAPEAWIRTVATRLAVSRWRRARRWLELVRRTPPADHAPGPGPERTALVAALRTLPEAQRMAIVLHHLCDLSIEQVASETGAPVGTVKARLSRGRTALARVLSEDPADLAGSARPSGFAGTSGKGEREDDRVR, encoded by the coding sequence ATGACCGAGGAAGAGTTCGACGCGTTCTACGCGACCGCCTTCCCCCGGCTGACCGGTCAGCTCTACGCGTTCACGGGGGATCACGGCGAGGCGCAGGACGTCGTCCAGGAGGCGTTCGTCCGCGCCTGGGACAGGCGGCGCGAGTTCCTCGCCGACGGTGCTCCCGAGGCGTGGATACGGACCGTGGCGACGCGGCTCGCGGTGAGCCGCTGGCGTCGGGCCCGCCGCTGGCTGGAGCTGGTGCGGCGCACACCTCCGGCCGACCACGCACCGGGCCCGGGCCCCGAACGCACCGCGCTCGTGGCCGCGCTGCGAACGCTGCCCGAGGCCCAGCGGATGGCGATCGTTCTGCACCATCTGTGCGACTTGAGCATCGAGCAGGTAGCCTCCGAAACCGGTGCCCCCGTCGGCACGGTCAAGGCCCGGCTCTCGCGTGGCCGGACGGCGCTGGCGCGGGTGCTCTCGGAGGATCCGGCGGACCTGGCCGGCTCCGCGCGTCCGTCGGGGTTCGCCGGCACGTCCGGCAAGGGCGAGAGGGAGGACGACCGTGTCCGATGA
- a CDS encoding L,D-transpeptidase: protein MTTGRRGGRGRLARAWSAAAVCVLALAGCSAQALADGGGKGAEGGRPAAGATGKERPKPSAPTLKSLTGAHINIADGQTVGVGMPVSVTFDHPIPVAERADVERQLKVTAEAEGSWGWVKGHNLADGQRVDFRPRTYWKPGTAVTVRAGAGITRHFTVGRSFVATVDVRTHVMTLETAGSSRRVPITAGAPGMDTWNGTMVVSDKASRVFMDSRSVGYGDAYADYYYYAVHLTASGTYLHQNPKANIYGGRQNVTHGCVGLATGGPAKRFFDEVVPGDVVKVVGSRDTVAVGNGYGDWNLTWDQWRATSALG from the coding sequence ATGACCACGGGACGGAGAGGCGGCCGGGGCCGTCTGGCCCGCGCCTGGAGCGCGGCGGCCGTATGCGTGCTCGCGCTCGCCGGATGTTCGGCGCAGGCGCTTGCCGACGGCGGGGGCAAAGGAGCCGAGGGCGGACGGCCGGCCGCCGGTGCCACGGGCAAGGAACGGCCCAAGCCCTCGGCCCCAACGCTCAAGTCCCTGACGGGCGCGCACATCAACATCGCCGACGGGCAGACCGTGGGGGTCGGCATGCCTGTCTCCGTGACCTTCGACCATCCGATACCCGTGGCCGAACGAGCGGATGTGGAAAGGCAGTTGAAGGTCACCGCCGAGGCCGAGGGCTCCTGGGGGTGGGTCAAGGGCCACAACCTCGCCGACGGACAGCGGGTCGACTTCCGGCCCCGCACGTACTGGAAGCCCGGCACGGCGGTCACCGTCCGGGCCGGGGCTGGAATCACCAGGCATTTCACGGTGGGCCGCTCCTTCGTCGCCACAGTGGATGTCCGTACACACGTCATGACGCTCGAAACGGCCGGATCGTCGCGCCGCGTCCCGATCACCGCGGGCGCGCCGGGCATGGACACCTGGAACGGCACGATGGTCGTCTCCGACAAGGCGTCCAGGGTCTTCATGGACTCGCGATCGGTCGGCTACGGCGACGCGTACGCGGATTACTACTACTACGCCGTCCACCTCACCGCCTCGGGCACCTACCTCCACCAGAACCCGAAGGCGAACATCTACGGCGGCCGTCAGAACGTCACGCACGGCTGTGTCGGACTCGCCACCGGCGGTCCCGCGAAGAGGTTCTTCGACGAGGTCGTCCCCGGCGACGTCGTCAAGGTCGTCGGCTCCCGGGACACGGTCGCCGTCGGCAACGGCTACGGCGACTGGAACCTGACCTGGGACCAGTGGCGGGCGACGAGCGCACTCGGCTGA
- a CDS encoding MerR family transcriptional regulator — protein sequence MSPTDRFEDDDYPAYTMGRAAELIGATPAFLRAVGEAGLIAPLRSEGGHRRYSRNQLRIAARARDLVGQGTPVEAACRIVTLEDSLDEALRINEELRGSTPQDA from the coding sequence ATGAGCCCCACCGATCGGTTCGAAGACGACGACTACCCCGCCTACACGATGGGACGTGCGGCCGAGCTGATCGGCGCCACCCCCGCGTTCCTGCGGGCCGTCGGGGAGGCCGGGCTGATCGCACCGCTCCGTTCCGAGGGCGGCCACCGGCGGTACTCCCGCAACCAGCTCAGGATCGCCGCCCGCGCCCGGGACCTCGTCGGCCAGGGCACGCCCGTCGAGGCCGCCTGCAGAATCGTCACGCTGGAGGACAGCCTCGACGAGGCTCTGCGGATCAACGAGGAGCTGCGCGGCTCCACACCGCAGGACGCGTGA
- a CDS encoding cold-shock protein, which translates to MATGTVKWFNAEKGFGFIEQDGGGADVFAHYSNIATSGFRELQEGQKVTFDVTQGQKGPQAENIVPA; encoded by the coding sequence ATGGCTACTGGCACCGTGAAGTGGTTCAACGCGGAAAAGGGCTTCGGCTTCATCGAGCAGGATGGCGGCGGCGCCGACGTCTTCGCTCACTACTCGAACATCGCCACCTCTGGCTTCCGTGAGCTCCAGGAAGGCCAGAAGGTTACCTTCGACGTCACGCAGGGCCAGAAGGGCCCGCAGGCGGAGAACATCGTCCCCGCCTAG
- a CDS encoding ATP-binding protein — protein MRAHQRTVRPTARVEYTLPRTAVSAGRARKLTTAFLTRPRPRLASPTADQVDDATLIASELVANAVRHGRSGCRLRLQLGHGRVTVEVRDDSPGQPQIGALDTESENGRGLAMVQQLAHSLEVVSTGLGGKTVRAVLAVQ, from the coding sequence ATGCGTGCGCACCAGCGCACCGTCCGGCCGACCGCCCGCGTGGAGTACACACTGCCGCGTACGGCCGTCTCGGCGGGCAGGGCCCGCAAGCTGACGACGGCGTTTCTGACCCGGCCGCGGCCGCGGCTGGCGTCGCCGACCGCGGACCAGGTGGACGACGCCACACTGATCGCCTCGGAGCTCGTCGCCAACGCCGTGCGGCACGGCCGCAGCGGCTGCCGGCTGCGGCTGCAGCTGGGGCACGGGCGGGTGACCGTCGAGGTCCGCGACGACAGTCCCGGACAGCCGCAGATCGGCGCGCTGGACACGGAATCGGAGAACGGCCGGGGCCTGGCCATGGTCCAGCAGCTCGCCCACAGCCTGGAGGTCGTCAGTACGGGCTTGGGCGGCAAGACCGTACGCGCGGTCCTGGCGGTGCAGTAG
- a CDS encoding cupin domain-containing protein gives MTSPETGIPDLAAALGMSPHPEGGWFVETWTAPQAFLPDGYPGPRAAASAIYFLLTPGDTSAWHTVRSDELWLWHRGGPLDILLGGDGTSPQSTPQVVRLGPRVEAGERPQVLVPGGVWQSARPAGDEEVLVSCVVAPGFDYDDFRLLDSGR, from the coding sequence GTGACTTCTCCTGAGACCGGAATCCCGGACCTGGCCGCCGCCCTGGGCATGAGCCCCCACCCGGAGGGCGGCTGGTTCGTCGAGACCTGGACGGCTCCGCAGGCCTTCCTGCCCGACGGCTACCCCGGACCGCGCGCCGCCGCCTCCGCCATCTACTTCCTTCTCACGCCCGGTGACACCTCCGCCTGGCACACCGTCCGTTCGGACGAACTCTGGCTGTGGCACCGCGGCGGGCCCCTCGACATCCTGCTCGGCGGCGACGGGACCAGCCCCCAGTCCACCCCGCAGGTCGTCCGGCTCGGCCCGCGTGTCGAAGCGGGGGAGCGCCCTCAGGTCCTCGTCCCCGGCGGCGTCTGGCAGTCCGCCCGGCCGGCCGGCGACGAGGAGGTTCTGGTCAGCTGCGTGGTGGCGCCCGGCTTCGACTACGACGACTTCCGCCTGCTGGACTCCGGTCGCTGA
- a CDS encoding FkbM family methyltransferase — protein MATLHRKLLGLLPRIGVQVLDLGSGAAVVYRRGVRRRVALGKGADLVLRGRTAAWKQVPLGGTGARLLLDEKETAADERKFQLSAASYLCGQHVTALLDRYEVNCVFDVGANSGQYGRQLRRLGYTGRIVSFEPTAEAFGKLRQAAEGDPDWQVHRIGLGREDTTQSIHVGWNTMNSLLPPSDYGKDRYKRFAKTRTEEIEVRRLDGMMDTALAGIDDPRPYLKMDTQGYDLEVFAGAGERAEDFVGMQSEVATLRLYEGSPRMGEAIGVYEERGFEITGMYPVSREEATGRVVEFDCVMVRATAVPAGK, from the coding sequence ATGGCGACCCTTCACAGAAAGCTGCTCGGTCTGCTTCCCCGCATAGGGGTGCAGGTGCTGGATCTCGGATCGGGAGCCGCGGTGGTCTACCGGCGCGGAGTACGCAGACGCGTCGCCCTGGGCAAGGGCGCCGATCTGGTGCTGCGGGGGCGGACGGCGGCATGGAAGCAGGTGCCGCTCGGTGGCACCGGTGCCCGGCTCCTGCTCGACGAGAAGGAGACGGCGGCCGACGAACGCAAGTTCCAGCTCTCGGCCGCGTCCTATCTCTGCGGGCAGCACGTCACGGCGCTGCTGGACAGGTACGAGGTGAACTGCGTCTTCGACGTGGGCGCCAACTCCGGCCAGTACGGACGCCAGTTGCGCCGCCTCGGCTACACCGGCCGCATCGTCTCGTTCGAGCCGACGGCGGAGGCCTTCGGAAAGCTCCGGCAGGCGGCCGAGGGAGACCCCGACTGGCAGGTGCACCGGATCGGTCTCGGCCGCGAGGACACCACCCAGTCCATCCATGTGGGCTGGAACACCATGAACTCCCTTCTCCCGCCCAGCGATTACGGCAAGGACCGTTACAAGCGCTTCGCCAAGACCCGTACGGAGGAGATCGAGGTCCGCCGTCTCGACGGGATGATGGACACGGCCCTCGCCGGGATCGACGACCCCCGCCCCTATCTGAAGATGGACACCCAGGGCTACGACCTGGAGGTGTTCGCGGGCGCCGGGGAACGCGCGGAGGACTTCGTCGGCATGCAGTCGGAGGTCGCGACACTGCGGCTGTACGAGGGCAGTCCCCGCATGGGCGAGGCCATCGGCGTGTACGAGGAGCGCGGCTTCGAGATCACCGGCATGTACCCGGTGTCACGGGAGGAGGCGACCGGCCGGGTGGTGGAGTTCGACTGCGTGATGGTCCGCGCGACGGCGGTCCCGGCGGGCAAGTAG
- a CDS encoding ABC transporter ATP-binding protein: protein MTEANPKAAAAPSGKGLDARLVVRRGSFHLDIELSAAPGDVVALLGPNGAGKTTALRALAGLTPLSEGGRLWLDGARLDRTPPESRPVGVVFQDYLLFPHLSALDNIAFGPRCQGVPKAEARIQAAAWLERMGLADFAGTKPSRLSGGQAQRVAVARALATRPRLLLLDEPLAALDARTRLDVRAQLRHHLADFEAVAVLVTHDPLDAMVLADRLVVVEDGRVVQEGGPSDIARRPRTDYIARLVGLNLYRGEAEGHTVRLESGPAITTTERLDGPVFVAFPPGAVTLHRDRPTGSSARNLWQCRVAGLETHGDQIRVALSGELPLAADLTTVAAAELGLHPGSAVWATVKAAQTHAYPA from the coding sequence ATGACCGAGGCGAACCCGAAAGCGGCGGCCGCGCCGTCCGGCAAGGGCCTCGACGCCCGTCTCGTCGTCCGGCGCGGCTCGTTCCACCTCGACATCGAACTGTCCGCCGCCCCCGGTGACGTCGTCGCGCTGCTCGGTCCGAACGGCGCGGGCAAGACGACCGCGCTGCGCGCGCTGGCCGGGCTCACCCCGCTGTCCGAGGGCGGCCGCCTGTGGCTGGACGGCGCCCGTCTGGACCGTACGCCGCCGGAGTCCCGCCCGGTCGGCGTGGTCTTCCAGGACTACCTGCTCTTCCCGCATCTGTCCGCGCTCGACAACATCGCCTTCGGACCGCGCTGCCAGGGCGTGCCCAAGGCGGAGGCGCGGATCCAGGCCGCCGCGTGGCTGGAGCGCATGGGCCTCGCCGACTTCGCCGGAACCAAGCCGAGCCGGCTCTCCGGCGGACAGGCGCAGCGCGTCGCCGTCGCCCGCGCCCTCGCCACCCGCCCCCGGCTGCTGCTGCTCGACGAACCGCTCGCCGCGCTCGACGCCCGTACGCGACTCGATGTGCGGGCTCAACTCCGGCACCATCTGGCCGACTTCGAGGCCGTCGCCGTCCTCGTGACGCACGATCCGCTGGACGCGATGGTGCTGGCCGACCGGCTCGTGGTCGTGGAGGACGGCCGGGTGGTCCAGGAGGGCGGGCCGTCGGACATCGCCCGCAGGCCGCGCACCGACTACATCGCCCGGCTGGTCGGGCTCAACCTCTACCGGGGCGAGGCCGAGGGACACACCGTACGGCTGGAGTCGGGCCCGGCGATCACCACGACCGAGCGGCTCGACGGGCCCGTGTTCGTGGCGTTCCCGCCGGGCGCCGTGACCCTCCACCGCGACCGCCCCACCGGCTCCAGCGCCCGCAACCTGTGGCAGTGCCGCGTCGCGGGTCTGGAGACGCACGGCGACCAGATCCGTGTGGCCCTGTCCGGCGAACTCCCGCTCGCCGCCGACCTGACGACGGTCGCCGCGGCGGAACTCGGCCTGCATCCCGGCTCCGCCGTCTGGGCCACGGTGAAGGCGGCCCAGACGCACGCCTATCCGGCGTAG
- the modB gene encoding molybdate ABC transporter permease subunit, whose amino-acid sequence MSDPVTPPDPSGAPADTLAGGPRRGRGRTPGRMRGGAPLPLLLPALVGLAFLLLPLVALLVRAPWRSMPEQLSKPEVWQALQLSLFSATAATAVCLVLGVPLAWLLARTEFPGRGLVRALVTLPLVLPPVVGGVALLLALGRNGVVGKLLDSWFGITLPFTTAGVVVAEAFVAMPFLVISVEGTLRAADPRYEEAAMTLGASRFTAFCRVTLPLIAPGIAAGSVLAWARALGEFGATITFAGNFPGRTQTMPLAVYLALQSDPDAAIALSLVLLLVSIAVLAGLRDRWMTAAS is encoded by the coding sequence ATGAGTGATCCCGTGACCCCACCCGACCCGTCCGGCGCCCCGGCCGACACCCTCGCCGGTGGGCCGCGGCGCGGGCGCGGCCGGACACCGGGCCGGATGCGGGGCGGGGCGCCGCTTCCCCTGCTGCTGCCCGCCCTCGTCGGGCTCGCGTTCCTGCTTCTCCCGCTGGTCGCGCTGCTCGTACGGGCGCCGTGGCGCAGCATGCCGGAACAGCTGTCCAAGCCCGAGGTGTGGCAGGCCCTCCAGCTGTCCCTGTTCTCGGCCACGGCGGCCACCGCGGTATGCCTGGTGCTCGGGGTGCCGCTCGCCTGGCTGCTGGCGCGCACGGAGTTCCCCGGCCGCGGACTCGTCCGGGCCCTGGTCACCCTGCCCCTCGTCCTGCCCCCGGTGGTCGGCGGTGTCGCGCTGTTGCTGGCCCTCGGCCGCAACGGCGTCGTCGGGAAACTGCTCGACTCCTGGTTCGGGATCACGCTGCCGTTCACGACGGCCGGGGTGGTCGTGGCCGAGGCCTTCGTGGCGATGCCCTTCCTGGTGATCAGCGTGGAAGGCACCCTGCGGGCGGCCGACCCGCGGTACGAGGAGGCCGCCATGACCCTCGGCGCCTCCCGCTTCACCGCGTTCTGCCGGGTCACCCTGCCCCTCATCGCGCCGGGCATCGCCGCCGGCTCGGTGCTGGCCTGGGCCCGCGCCCTCGGCGAGTTCGGCGCGACGATCACCTTCGCGGGCAATTTCCCGGGCCGTACCCAGACCATGCCGCTGGCTGTCTATCTGGCCCTGCAGAGCGACCCCGACGCCGCGATCGCCCTGAGTCTGGTCCTGCTCCTGGTGTCGATCGCGGTTCTCGCCGGACTGCGCGACCGCTGGATGACGGCCGCCTCATGA
- the modA gene encoding molybdate ABC transporter substrate-binding protein yields the protein MTIRSARRTSRAARTLRVAGVGAAALLALSACSSSDTSDSPDKANGSSAASSSPKLSGTVTVFAAASLKESFTALGEQFEKAHPGTEVTFSFGGSDSLAASITGGAPADVFAAASPKTMAIVTDKGDTATTPATFVRNQLEIATLPGNPDKISSLKDLTKSGLKVVLCDKTVPCGAAAQKALEASNLKLTPVSYEQDVKSALTKVELKEADAAVVYKTDVKAAGDKVEGVEFPESTEAVNDYPIALLKDAHNAAAGKAFIDLVRSAEGQKVLTAAGFLQPTS from the coding sequence GTGACGATCCGATCCGCGCGCCGGACCAGCCGCGCCGCCCGGACCCTGCGGGTGGCCGGCGTCGGCGCCGCCGCACTGCTGGCCCTGAGCGCCTGCTCCTCCTCCGACACGTCCGACTCGCCGGACAAGGCGAACGGGTCGTCCGCGGCGTCCTCCTCGCCGAAGCTCTCCGGCACGGTGACCGTGTTCGCCGCGGCCTCCCTGAAGGAGAGCTTCACGGCCCTCGGCGAGCAGTTCGAGAAGGCCCACCCGGGCACCGAGGTCACCTTCAGCTTCGGCGGCAGCGACAGCCTCGCCGCGAGCATCACGGGCGGCGCCCCGGCGGACGTCTTCGCCGCGGCCAGCCCGAAGACGATGGCCATCGTGACCGACAAGGGCGACACGGCGACCACCCCCGCCACCTTCGTGCGCAACCAGCTGGAGATCGCCACCCTCCCCGGCAACCCGGACAAGATCTCCTCCCTGAAGGACCTCACCAAGTCCGGCCTCAAGGTCGTCCTGTGCGACAAGACCGTGCCGTGCGGCGCCGCCGCGCAGAAGGCGCTGGAGGCGAGCAACCTGAAGCTCACCCCCGTCTCCTACGAGCAGGACGTCAAGAGCGCGCTGACCAAGGTGGAGCTGAAGGAGGCCGACGCGGCGGTCGTGTACAAGACCGACGTGAAGGCCGCGGGTGACAAGGTGGAGGGCGTGGAGTTCCCCGAGTCCACCGAGGCCGTCAACGACTACCCGATCGCCCTGCTCAAGGACGCGCACAACGCGGCGGCCGGCAAGGCGTTCATCGACCTGGTGCGGTCCGCGGAGGGCCAGAAGGTACTGACGGCGGCCGGCTTCCTCCAGCCCACGTCCTGA
- a CDS encoding molybdopterin-dependent oxidoreductase yields the protein MSQSLTQPTPPAPPLAELALTGDLARPALLTVPDLSAWPRHRVRVAFECAISGVRHHGFEGPLLHDVLRDAGPRFDPSRRKDRLRFLIAVAGADGHHALLSWAEIDPDFADAPVLLAVGIDGTPLDRAGPQLVLPQDRCGARHISGINGIRVDGRYSSWPDGVPG from the coding sequence GTGAGTCAGTCCCTGACACAGCCGACGCCGCCGGCTCCCCCGCTCGCGGAACTCGCTCTGACCGGTGACCTCGCCCGGCCCGCTCTGCTGACCGTCCCCGACTTGTCGGCCTGGCCCCGGCACCGGGTGCGGGTCGCCTTCGAGTGCGCCATCAGCGGGGTGCGGCACCACGGATTCGAGGGCCCGCTGTTGCACGACGTGCTGCGGGACGCCGGCCCCCGCTTCGATCCGTCCCGTCGCAAGGACCGGCTGCGCTTCCTCATCGCGGTGGCGGGCGCGGACGGCCACCACGCACTGCTCAGCTGGGCCGAGATCGACCCCGACTTCGCGGACGCTCCGGTGCTGCTCGCGGTCGGCATCGACGGCACCCCGCTGGACCGGGCGGGACCGCAGCTGGTCCTGCCGCAGGACCGGTGCGGGGCCCGGCACATCAGCGGCATCAACGGCATCCGGGTGGACGGCCGTTATTCGTCCTGGCCGGACGGTGTCCCCGGCTGA